AAGGCAGAGagaattatacttacatactgtCTTTAGTATAGCTTTTTATTCTACTGTTACTGACAATACTTACTTGTTTGCCtgactataggtaggtaggtaccaatcCACGGCTACTCTACAGACGTTTTTAAAATGCTTCATCGTATCAAAAACCCAAAGACCAATGAGATTTTGTGTACTTATAGGATGCTTGATATACCTTTATATAGGTTGTTGTTTAAATGGCTTAATGCCCGGACTCACATGCTGAACTGTATAGCACAAAATAAATTCTAATCTTATTAATCTTAGCTGATGTTTTCATACCGTAGTATATAAAGTTAATGGAATTAAGTCGTCAGTCTGATAGACAGCCAAAAATAGGACCTATTGTAACGACACAAATGTTTACCGAGCCTGATTTTTTCAGCACAAATTCAGAACGAAAGTGGGAATTGGGATTAATTCCCGAGACCGCTAGTAATCCTCTCTCACAAACGTACAGCAAATATTATGTTAGTTCGTGTTGGGGCCCCGGGCGAAACGTTCGTCACCATGTTTACTAACTTTCTCAACATTGCCCGATAAATAACAAGTAGCGCCGGCAACTTGGGTGAGAAACTTAATTAGGTAGCTCTACGTAAGCCTTCTCTACATAATAAACTGGGACGCAAGATTTAATTTTCTTGGGTTGCAGGGTGAGATGTGAGATGTGGATTGTATGCGAATCTCACCGCAGGGAAACTCAGATGTAATACGACTCTTCTTCTTAAATTAGGCCGCAGGGAAACTCGGTTGCACCTAACTAGGCATAGCACTTCTAGCGgcttatcgattctaagtaatAAGACTAATAAGAATGGGTAATAAACTGTTTTTGCGTAGTAACGACTTCAAGTAAAAAAATCGAGACCAAACGCCCCTTGCAAACGCTATACCCTAGGCATAGCTTTGGTTAATACACATCAAATGGCGTATATAAATATCTATTTactataatgttaatatccagagaggaaaatggggactacctttgtatggagaagcggtcaCGTGACTTCGTCCCCTTTCCTCAATCGTTACACCCTTAGAGCAACACCGGATTCCGACACGTCAGAAGGTTACACCGCTCCATGACTAAATTAGTCCTGTGTGTCTGCACGTGTCCCACTCCCACAGTAGGGGCAGCATCCACTTGTTCACGAACGATGTAAGAACCCCCCATACTTTCATCAAATGGGGTTGACGTGCCAAAAATCTCAcggctcctgtgctgccccctatagttcttGCACGCTCCCGCTTTACTTGTCAAATAGTCCTATAGtgagaccgtaaaaagtctgcagcgattttgatagcccacgcagtgcaagtgtcattttaaacgtcaaacttctatgaaattatgacgtataaataacacttacactgcgtgggctatcaaatccgctgctgacttttattggtgcgactattcACACACACATCGATATTCTTTTTTACTAACACTTGAATGAAACAACCAAGTTAACCTGTATGTTGATACCACAATCGTGGGTATAATGACTTGTTTGATAAGGAAGTGTATAAACAAATCGTTACTTAATTCCTTATACATTTACATTACAACCGAGTCCACAAAATATGACCATTTGTTTTCATTCTGCGGCTGGATGTGGCTGAATAACGCGCGTTCGTAAATCACCTCCAGCTcagaaaaaaaagttgtaaacgTCAGAAACGTCAAGTCCAGTCAAGTGACAATAAAGTTCATAATGGGTTATCGCTGGTGATAAAAATACTTGCGTTTATGTAAAAGGAAAACAGAACTGTGTTCAATTATTCTAGTCAATACAATTTATATTTCATCATCATGAACAACAAGTTGTTACGAATCTGTTTTAACGATGCTGCTAAGAAATTTCAGAGGTATCCACTACAAAGCTTGAAGAGCTCATCATTGACAGTGCAGGCTAAAACCGGCCTTCAAGTAAGTATAACAGTTGTTAAATGTAAATTGGCGGTTTAAACGACTTGTGGCCTTCTTTGCTTTATTATTGTTAGTACTTTCAATCAAATCAAACTCAGCACGTTGCGAGTAGGTTATGTTCTGTGGAATATTACATGTAGTAAGTAAGTGCTTTTCCTTTTCggtttaattgttttattatatattaattattttattttattggaattATACTGAGGCTTGTTAATGTTATTTATAGCGGGACTGATGAAACAATCAACTTTTGTTTGTGATTGCGTTATCTCGATATCAATATCAGGCCAATGCTTTTGCTTAAAGGTCAGTCTTTATTGAGTAGTTAACGCATAAAGACGTACTCACGTGGTTTTACATTTCAGAAAAAATTTCCAGTCAGAAGTTATAGTACAGCAGTAGCCATGGACAAGAAATTGTTGAACGGGAACTTATGGGACACGGATCCGGAGCTGTTTGACATCATTGTGAAGGAGAAGAAGCGGCAAGAGGCGGGGCTGGAGATGATTGCTTCAGAGAATTTCACCTCTGTTCCGGTGCTCCAGTGCCTGAGCTCATGCCTCCACAACAAGTATTCTGAGGGCATGCCAAACCAAAGGTAACTTGAGTATCTACATGAGTTCGTCAGCAAATAATAACCTGGTCAAATTTCAAAGAATATGGTTGATGTTTGTTAGAGTGTGTGCCATACTATATCTTAACAAAATTTGCAGTGACAGGATGTGCTTCCTCACAAATTCATGTAAATGTATtgtattttcataaaatttaaCATTTATGCTGGCACCTATTCTGTTGCATGCCAAATCTGTGCAGTTAGTTTGGACTCTACAAACGAGCTCATTTACTCAACAGATTTATGAAATTTAAACAATGTTACATGATTACATGACTGTGTACCTAGCTATTTATAACTGTATCAAACCTTCAGTacttaatcatttatttttctatttcagATATTATGGAGGCAATGAATATATTgatgaaattgaaattttaacTCAACAGCGCTCTCTACAGACTTACAGACTCAAAGCGGAAGAATGGGGAGTGAATGTGCAGCCCTACTCAGGTCCGTAATGAATTTGGAATAtcattattttctgtaaaaatagATAATGATGTATGGACCCCTAGCTTATATAACAAAGTATGAAAAAggcataaaaagtaaaaaagctTACTTTTAAACTCCACACCAAATCACTAAATGTTCATAATTTGTATTGACACTAGTTTCATGTTAGTGCATTcttcataattatattatcattTATCACCTTTCTTGAAGACAGCCATCAAATTGCTTGTTTCTTAATGTGATACATTAGAAACagtcataaaataataaattaagaaaTCATTATGCAATGACAAGGAAATAGACATGcatacatacctatacctatgtataggtaataatacACTGATACATACTCTTCATGACATGTCTAAATGATTTCCTAAATGCTACCAAGAACTTTGTTAATAAAAttcactataaataaataaataaatgaaataaacagCATAGACTTTTTTTGACCAAATGACTTAACCAATTTTTCTTAACTCACAGGCTCCCCAGCCAACTTTGCGGTGTACACGGGCGTGGTGGAGCCCCACGGCCGCATCATGGGGCTGGACCTGCCTGACGGTGGACATCTCACACATGGTTTCTTCACCCCTACTAAGAAGATCTCCGCTACCTCAATCTTCTTTGAAAGCATGCCATACAAAGTGAGTATGAGACTGCCATCATTATCTTTCTGTAACTTACTCTGCACAGTGCACAGAccttgcaatgacaaagtgtgaatGTTTCactataaacataaaatttctgTAAAACTGATGTTTATTATGACACTCCACACTTTATAACTTCAAAATTGGTGCAGAGTTAGGTAGTGTGGTCCGACAGTTTACATTTTGCTGGACAAGAATTTTTAATGGATGAAAAGTAGTCTATGCCAGCCTCCAATAGATTAGGCTAAGACTGTAAAGGAACTAAACTATCCAAAATTTCCCATAACCATCAGAAAAGTTCCGAAAAACAACAGTTGTGTGTGGTTTAAGACAGTgtagaaatttatttttttattgatgaaAACAAAATCTTTAGCAGTTTGCACAGCAGTAAGTAGATTAACAATAGATACTTTGATAAGAGTACCCCTTGACCTTTCTTACCAGTTTGACATTGATAGTGggtaaaatgtatttattataaccAGTATAATTAAAATAGAGTTGTTATCTTATTTACACACCCTCGCATATGTCATGGTCTGATGTAATAATTGCCGTAGCAATAAACTGACCCATTTGTAAGCTATTTTATCATGATAATCATACAATAATAGCGTAGATATAACTATTTagaataaatacataataataataataataagcccgcagggcagcttgtggcgagctgttggggagtaacgaccccacggacccgagtgctcccgagagtcggtcagggtctccgtctccggcgtgtcttcgtcggtcggagtggaccccaaggggacccgcaggactctcagctctggcttgccttcattggccgtccagagaggagtcgctagagctatatgctccacgggtggaagtgaaagatgcataagacgcgagttggcacagtggctggtaacagccactgggtagaaagcggcgcacacctctcgacatccctgagccgctcacaccgatgttgctcctggtcgtctttacgacgacagtttcaggggcccatctagtcagtggcgagtcaccgcctgcctcgatgacggtgttaacattgttatggcaggtgtccggacctcttttacaatagcccagtctcattgtccacccaaacatcaatccataaaccggtatactgttcactttttctacaatagtcccaatgcctgctgcgaccggttcacgggtgtctattgttgcgcctgtgaacgggttccagcaggcgttctacatgacattaaaactctccaaagggcctctacgtgttggatctatatccccacgcaagcctatcaaaagaccgggatctataggcccgtgaagtccaaaaaggagatacaataataataagcccacagggcagcttgtggcgagctgttggggagtaacgaccacggacccgagtgctcccgagagttggtcagggtctccgtctccggcgtgtcttcgtcggtcggagtggaccccaaggagacccgcaggactctcagctctggcttgccttcattggccgtccagagaggagtcgctagagctatatgctccaggggtggaagtgaaagatgcataagacgcgagttggcacagtggctggtaacagccactgggtagaaagcggcgcacacctctcgacacccctgagccgctcacaccgatgttgcccctggtcgtcttcgcgacggcagtttcaggggcccatctagtcagcggcaagtcaccgcctgcctcgataacttgtgaaaacattgttatggcaggtgtccggacctctcagCAATAGCCCAATCTTTTGACCAGCCAACATTTATTACCATAACCAGCACTTTTCTCCACTATATTTACAATAGCCCCTACGCCTGTTGGGACCGatttacgggtatctatttgtacccgtgaatgggttctagcaggtgtattacataacagcaaacttctccaaagggcctctacgtgttggatctgtatccccacgcacgcctatcaaatgaccgggatgtatatacccgtgactttaaaagagatacaaataataataaataaatctttatttccaaaaataaaaattacagagTGTTGCAGGGGTCTCCGCACTAGGCTTCGCCTGTATCGCGGGGTACCAGGAATACATGAAACAACAGAATTACCTATACAAACATAAAGTCCAGTTTATGGCAAAATAAACTTATTATAACTAACATTTATTATAACTAACACAATCAAAGGTActtatatacacggtgtaacatgaggaaaccgaataattttaagagcgtattcctgatcatatttagagacaaaaatgtcctataaatgtttttgaaattcgcctagtttcagagataatattaagtaaaaaaataacaagtttttactGTTACATAGTGTTataggcctttttgatggtgatgttgctgctatgggacgtagtctaaatatccttattgataaatgtcaaaaagtgacgagtaacactttgcaaaaagttggttttacaaaaaaaaatgtaaaaatcaattttaagtgacatgtttaccaataacatttattttttatgtacaaatacattcagaaatattaaaaaacaaaagaaaaaaaatcttttttttggtgaaatttacctaaactcatattacattttttccttcttttgacctcagaaatgcgtggttaaaattattcggtttcctcatgttacaccgtgtataacatTATAATAAGCTAAAGTACATTATCTAAAATAGCTTCTGTCTCGGCATAACTAAGAGAACTTAGGAATTTAAATAGTTGTTTTTTTGCTTCTATAGTGGTGCTAGATCTAAGGTTACATTGTTTAAGAATGGAATTGTAAGTTGTAACTCTAATGCGATCTCCAAAACGTTTTCCAAAGGCGGAGCGTACTTCGGGAATTGGTAGATTGAAGATGCGTTTTTTAACTAAGATATTATATGAGGGCAATGTTTTAGAGACTTTGTGTGTGTATAAACAGATTTTGTGTAAGAATAGCTGTCGGACGGTTAAAACTTGAGTTTGCGCGTAAAGATCAGAGGTTGGAAACCAATAGGATTTTTTAAGCATCACTTTTAGTACAGAGCGTTGGGCCCTTTCGATTTACGACATAGTTGTACACATACGGACATTCAGGAGACTAGTTAAATCACCAAATGTCACTACAGTGCAAATTGTACTATATCTAATGCTCGCAAATATTTGGCAATCCTTTGGCATCGTTAGCGGCCCCGGCCTATTTTTCTTAAAATTGAATAtgaatattaggggacatcacACAGCTCAACtggccccaaactaagcaaagcttgtattaATTGTATGGAAATGTATTGGATATTTTCCTCAAACCCTTCATTGTTGTGCCCAGGTGGACCCCAAGACGGGTCTGATCGACTACGACAAGCTGGCAGAGACCGCTCGGCTCTTCAAGCCCCGCCTCATCATCGCCGGCATCTCGTGTTACTCGCGCTGCCTCGACTACAAGCGCTTCCGGCAGATCGCTGACGAGAACGGCGCGTATCTCATGGCCGATATGGCTCATATTTCAGGATTGGTGGCTGCAGGTATGTACCGTCGGTGTCACAGTTAACTGAACAATTGGAAACCTTATTGCTCTGAAATAATCGTCAGTTCAAGTTTCTGTTAGTAAGTACATACTGATGACAGGCCCaggcggagatggcgggacgactttgaCGCCTTCCTTATGGAAAAccaggggggaggcctttgcccaaatTGCCCGGCAGTGAGACACTCAAGTAGGCTACGAAAAAAAACTGATGACTGTATTATGTAACGATTAAACTGCCTAAACTTGgatcatttaatttttatcttttgttattTGCATTTATTGTTGACGCTAACTCGCGAAACGCGAAGGTATTTCGTCATAAGTTACGTGTTTCCATAACAATTGTTTGACCCCAGTCATCTGATAGATAAGGTTAATTACTTGATGATGATCACTCTTTATATTTAGCTCAAAATcttttacttataaatattcCATTGATAGTTGGAGTCGTAAACAAACAGTCATTCAtcctcaaaatacttttttaggtAAGATATCgtgactactttgaaaaaaatactcgtatcttgttctgtcaatcaaaagaTAAATGTGGTAACTATGTATAGGATAggatgcatacagagttactgcgttTTAACTTTCAGTAGCAGTGCGAGACACgagattttttaaaagtagtgACAATATGTGTATTATACATTTGAACAATTACGTGTTTGTTTTGTAAAAGGTAACGCTGAAAGTTAAATGGCTATTTTTAGGCCTGTTCATTGGGACCAGagacaaaaaattaaatttcccaCCTAATGCTGTTATATATCACTATTCCATTTATCCCCAATGGTCTAAAATGGGTAAAACAATCTGATTTTGGAAGTTGGTTCCATCGGTGATACCTGAGTAGGTATATTGTATAATTTGTATACCTGCACTACTTGCTATATTGttcaaaaattaatatatatttttaaagttgtcTATCTTGTTTTCCGCAGGTGTGATCCCCAGCCCGTTCGAATACTGCGACATAGTAACGACGACCACCCACAAGACCCTCCGCGGGCCGCGCGCTGGAGTCATCTTCTTCCGCAAAGGAGTGCGCTCGGTGAAGGCCAACGGAGACAAAGTGCTGTATGACCTCGAGTCCAAGATCAACCAGGCTGTGTTCCCGGGTAAGTCGCCTAgttatattttactatttttagggCTTATACGGTAATAAGCAATTCATAATGGGACATTTATGACTGAGTAAAAAGTAATAAGCTTCGATTAGctagtttgttttaaaaaaaaccgggcaagtgcgagtcggactcgcgcacgaagggttccgtaccataatgcaaaaaaaaaacggtcacccatccaagtactgaccactcccgacgttgcttaactttggttaaaaatcacgtttgttgtatggtagccctatttaaatctttattttattctgtttttagtatttgttgttatagcggcaacagaaatacatcatctgtgaaaatttcaactgtctagctatcacggttcgtgaaatacagcctggtgacagacggacggacggacggacggacggatggacggacagcgaagtcttagtaatagggtcccgttttaccctttgggtacggaaccctaaaaagaacaaATCTTGTCACCAAAAATACTTTGTTTGCATGAGTAAAGTCTAAGAACAAATCAGATCACCCCGAGTTTGACAGCTAAGTAGATGGGTCTGGAATTTTTAACGTTGGAATTTTCAAACATCAACTTTTGATAACCAGAGTGACCGCATATTGTACATTTGCTGCCATACTCGTACAAGCAGCCAGGTAGCTCCCACCTGTTATCTATAATTACCTACTCTGGGGGCACGggagtgcccccgccaagtcgagcaaaacaaagaagcacggccgtaccatccttttctcgaagcgattCATTCCATTTTCGACGCCCTGTAATTTTGTGCTGGCTAAAGCTAAAACTCTGAATTTTCTGTGACATATATGATATAGGGCTTAACATGCTTTAGATATATCCTACCTATATTATATACACTGATTGCATTCTGCATTAATTCTAGGTCTGCAAGGTGGGCCCCATAATCACGCCATCGCGGCTATCGCCACGGCCATGAAACAGGCTCAAACTCCTGAGTTTGTGGAGTACCAAAAGCAGGTAATAATCAGCAAAACTTCGTAGTCCTACACGTCTTATTTTATAAGTGTTGTTAATAAGTGTTTCTTAGCAGCACAGGTCTTCAAATCGTATCACAAAAGTGctgtttataaaatgactgTGCAAGAGACCGAACACTCCGAACCGAGCTGCCTGGGTAGGTCCTATTATTAGTGTGCGTCGGGTGAGGCAATTAAGCTAAGCTTGAACAAATTTCACTCGATTGGCAATTCCAGATGACGTTACATTACCTACAGTCAGGAGCTATTTGTGTTTGTTGGATTGTTAGAGGCTAACCAACTTGACCAACAGATGGACGTGTTGATTTGAGAGCCGAACCGTAAGGAGAGGCCATTGAAGTTACGAGTCCATCTGTCGCAAATTCGGCCGAGTCATTTTAAAGTGTTTTTCACGGCTACCATAGGGAAAtgtgttatttatatattaactaTTATTGTCCACTGCAGTAACTCTATTGTTATATATCAGGTGATCAAGAACGCGCAGCGGCTCTGCTCGGGCCTGGCGTCCCTTGGCTACGACATCGCGACGGGCGGCACGGACGTGCACCTCGCGCTGGTGGACATGCGCGGCGCCGGCCtcagcggcgcgcgcgccgagcGCATCCTCGAGCTGTGCAGCATCGCCTGCAACAAGAACACCGTGCCCGGCGACAAGAGCGCGCTCAACCCTAGCGGCATCCGACTCGGTAAGACTACTGGCGTCCCTCGGCTACGACATCGCGACGGGCGGCACGGACGTGCACCTCGCGCTGGTGGACATGCGCGGCGCTGGCCtcagcggcgcgcgcgccgagcGCATCCTCGAGCTGTGCAGCATCGCCTGCAACAAGAACACCGTGCCCGGCGACAAGAGCGCGCTCAACCCTAGCGGCATCCGACTCGGTAAGACTACTGGCGTCCCTCGGCTACGACATCGCGACGGGCGGCACGGACGTGCACCTCGCGCTGGTGGACATGCGCGGCGCTGGCCtcagcggcgcgcgcgccgagcGCATCCTCGAGCTGTGCAGCATCGCCTGCAACAAGAACACCGTGCCCGGCGACAAGAGCGCGCTCAACCCTAGCGGCATCCGACTCGGTAAGACTACTGGCGTCCCTCGGCTACGACATCGCGACGGGCGGCACGGACGTGCACCTCGCGCTGGTGGACATGCGCGGCGCTGGCCtcagcggcgcgcgcgccgagcGCATCCTCGAGCTGTGCAGCATCGCCTGCAACAAGAACACCGTGCCCGGCGACAAGAGCGCGCTCAACCCTAGCGGCATCCGACTCGGTAAGACTACTGGCGTCCCTCGGCTACGACATCGCGACGGGCGGCACGGACGTGCACCTCGCGCTGGTGGACATGCGCGGCGCTGGCCtcagcggcgcgcgcgccgagcGCATCCTCGAGCTGTGCAGCATCGCCTGCAACAAGAACACCGTGCCCGGCGACAAGAGCGCGCTCAACCCTAGCGGCATCCGACTCGGTAAGACTAATGGCGTCCCTCGGCTACGACATCGCGACGGGCGGCACGGACGTGCACCTCGCGCTGGTGGACATGCGCGGCGCCGCCTAGTTCTAGCTTAagacaaagacagtatgattatctctgtctatgtttgaaatgagacagtacTGGGCAGACTATAAGTCCATCTACGTGATCTGCGACTCGACGTGCACCTCCACCTCGCACATACATTATGCTGTATAATGGTTGTCAAAACGGACTTTTGACAATGGGGGTTTCCGTGATCGAGGTTTTCCACACTTTTTCACTAGATGACAGCACCGTGGCGAGAGGCCTAgctgtcataagtcataatcaACCAACCatgtttaaccatgttttttagtgttccgtacaaaactttgtttacggaacacttatgggatcacttcggtcttgcaaatcagttaaatacgtttttctcagagaccgtttgacatagatacctaaaatttggaacagttatagcaattaccaccactcatattgtaaataagtcaaaactgcttatttcttattaaagggggaaatttagggggttgagaggggtaggctgaaacttttttcatttgtaagaatcgtgtggggtaccattagaaagcttgcaaaaaattgagtcgatggactgattttgacttcattttagactgcaatagtttcgtcaaaaaatgcatttaaagttgcaagttttcatacaaaaattttcacctctgtcctggcgattttcgcgaaaactatagctaacaggcagctgaccagtcaatacccaacttaaagaagcatggagacggcgggaaaattatcagcttaactttatctttattagtttttcgactgcagcttgacctttggttgcttagggctagctaactgatgcttacactggtcaattcatattaggcgagaaacatccttagttaaaactttggcattgaaatttatgacttatgtctttgacacaaagtttaattctgcttgcttatttttgtgggatatttattAGTGGATTTTGACAGTGAAAATCTCGttcgcggaaaccctcatttAGTGACCACAAAATATATATCTTATTCCTTTAAACGAGCttgtgtatatatttatttatatattttggcgatctcgaaaacggctctaacgatttcgatgaaatttgctatatggcgGTTTTCGGGGCccaaaaatcgatctagctagatctTATCTCTGGGTAAACCGaattccgagcaaagctcggtctcccagatactTTCCATTAagcgccatctacttcagctgtCAAACCGAGGGGCACGGTTTTTTCTTAAACCTTACATAGCTCACCTCAACTCCCCAATAATCTTGCCGTTTGTACcatttttaggtacctactaaaatgaaagACTTTTTGAACAGTCATAGAAACTCAGTCTATAGCTTTCTAACTCAATTTCTTTTGTTCAGGTACCCCCGCCCTAACAACCAGAGGCTTCAAAGAGGAACACATGGACCGAGTAGTAGACTACATCGACAAGGCCCTCAAGCTAGCGCAAGAGATCACGAAAATCTCCGGACCCAAACTGGCAGACTTCAACAAGGTCATTGAAGAGAATAATGACGTCAAATCCAAAGTTCACAAGCTTAAAGAGGAGATTGAGAACTACAGTAAATCTTTCCCCTTGCCGGGTTTTGAGACGTACTAATTTAAAACAACCATTTCGGCACTGGTGGCCACAGGTTGTTAACCTTACAATGAGGTTATAAGAGGCTGAATATTATTAACCCGTGGAACGCCCCAGAATAACATTAGTATAGAACTCCTATACTAATTACTATAACacagtagggcgctccacgggttaaccCTTTCACTGCGCATGACTCGACATAGCGGCgatataaatgatttttctTACGTATCCGATTTTAAATGCCGTACAAAATGAGTCGCGCGGTAAAAGAGTCGAGCCTAGTATAAATACGACGCCATTCCACATAGTTCCTCGATTATTGttactcgtattttatttttgtatctcTTAATACATAATCATAACATTATCTAGTTGTAAGAAAAAGTGCCTTGACGTAATTTATGCTTTGTACAAGTATGTATAGCTGTTAGGTCTGTATTACACAGAATCTCTTATTTGTTT
The sequence above is a segment of the Cydia fagiglandana chromosome 9, ilCydFagi1.1, whole genome shotgun sequence genome. Coding sequences within it:
- the LOC134667451 gene encoding serine hydroxymethyltransferase isoform X1, whose amino-acid sequence is MFCGILHKKFPVRSYSTAVAMDKKLLNGNLWDTDPELFDIIVKEKKRQEAGLEMIASENFTSVPVLQCLSSCLHNKYSEGMPNQRYYGGNEYIDEIEILTQQRSLQTYRLKAEEWGVNVQPYSGSPANFAVYTGVVEPHGRIMGLDLPDGGHLTHGFFTPTKKISATSIFFESMPYKVDPKTGLIDYDKLAETARLFKPRLIIAGISCYSRCLDYKRFRQIADENGAYLMADMAHISGLVAAGVIPSPFEYCDIVTTTTHKTLRGPRAGVIFFRKGVRSVKANGDKVLYDLESKINQAVFPGLQGGPHNHAIAAIATAMKQAQTPEFVEYQKQVIKNAQRLCSGLASLGYDIATGGTDVHLALVDMRGAGLSGARAERILELCSIACNKNTVPGDKSALNPSGIRLGKTTGVPRLRHRDGRHGRAPRAGGHARRWPQRRARRAHPRAVQHRLQQEHRARRQERAQP
- the LOC134667451 gene encoding serine hydroxymethyltransferase isoform X2, whose product is MNNKLLRICFNDAAKKFQRYPLQSLKSSSLTVQAKTGLQKKFPVRSYSTAVAMDKKLLNGNLWDTDPELFDIIVKEKKRQEAGLEMIASENFTSVPVLQCLSSCLHNKYSEGMPNQRYYGGNEYIDEIEILTQQRSLQTYRLKAEEWGVNVQPYSGSPANFAVYTGVVEPHGRIMGLDLPDGGHLTHGFFTPTKKISATSIFFESMPYKVDPKTGLIDYDKLAETARLFKPRLIIAGISCYSRCLDYKRFRQIADENGAYLMADMAHISGLVAAGVIPSPFEYCDIVTTTTHKTLRGPRAGVIFFRKGVRSVKANGDKVLYDLESKINQAVFPGLQGGPHNHAIAAIATAMKQAQTPEFVEYQKQVIKNAQRLCSGLASLGYDIATGGTDVHLALVDMRGAGLSGARAERILELCSIACNKNTVPGDKSALNPSGIRLGTPALTTRGFKEEHMDRVVDYIDKALKLAQEITKISGPKLADFNKVIEENNDVKSKVHKLKEEIENYSKSFPLPGFETY